One part of the Stegostoma tigrinum isolate sSteTig4 chromosome 14, sSteTig4.hap1, whole genome shotgun sequence genome encodes these proteins:
- the LOC125457732 gene encoding SPRY domain-containing SOCS box protein 1-like isoform X2 has translation MGQKISGNIKSVDVREPAYRPVKRELRGPDFCKPTRLDMLLDMPSVSREIQLKHAWNNEDRSLNIFVKEDDKLTFHRHPVAQSTDCIRGKVGYTRGLHVWQIHWPTRQRGTHAVVGVATAEAPLHSVGYTSLVGSNNESWGWDLGRNKLYHNSKNQPGLTYPVFLEPDESFVLPDSFLVVLDMDEGTLSFIVDGQYLGVAFRSLKGKKLYPIVSAVWGHCEITMRYINGLDRKSHLNPSFVQSGTIAFNGLVSKIHSPFSWQGTTA, from the coding sequence ATGGGCCAGAAAATCTCAGGGAATATAAAGTCTGTGGATGTGAGGGAACCAGCCTACAGGCCAGTTAAGCGGGAGTTGCGAGGCCCTGACTTCTGCAAGCCAACTCGGCTTGACATGTTACTGGACATGCCATCAGTTTCTCGAGAGATTCAACTAAAACATGCCTGGAACAACGAAGACCGTTCACTGAACATCTTTGTAAAGGAAGATGACAAGTTAACCTTTCACAGACATCCAGTAGCCCAAAGCACAGATTGTATCCGAGGTAAAGTTGGCTACACACGTGGACTTCATGTCTGGCAGATTCACTGGCCTACGAGGCAAAGAGGAACGCATGCTGTGGTTGGTGTGGCAACAGCAGAAGCTCCATTGCATTCTGTGGGATACACCTCATTAGTTGGCAGTAATAATGAATCATGGGGCTGGGACTTGGGTCGCAATAAACTATACCACAATAGTAAAAATCAGCCAGGACTAACCTATCCAGTATTTTTGGAGCCAGATGAATCGTTTGTCCTCCCTGATAGTTTCTTGGTGGTTTTGGATATGGATGAAGGAACGTTGAGTTTTATCGTGGATGGACAATATCTGGGTGTGGCCTTCAGAAGTCTAAAAGGGAAAAAACTGTACCCAATAGTCAGTGCAGTCTGGGGGCACTGTGAGATAACAATGAGATACATCAACGGACTTGACCGTAAGTCACATTTAAATCCCTCTTTTGTACAAAG